TGCAAGCCTGGACCACGGGCAAGGAGGGTGTGGTCTGGCCACCACTCCCTGCGGTTTCATCTATTACACCTGTCGCCAGTCACAGCTgcttcacatgaggcactgcgATTAGACCACGTATTTAAGTTCGAGTTTTGCCACTGGCATTtcccagttcgttgagtatgcttacccgcatccagggttactgcaccattatagcccagtcacgcttttgttgTACTCTTTAGTTGACTTATAGttattgtttcttgtgttctgGATCCTGGCTTCTGGAcagtgttgtcgtgcacaactttcattataataaaacccactgaacatcatgtcttcgtctcggagtcctgcatccGGGTCCGCCTGTGctccgttggttcgtgacattTTCTCTCGCGCTACGttgtagaaatgagctcattagagggacagccaaagttggatgttttggagacaagatttgggagagcagactttgatggtttggacatgttcagaggcgagagagtgagtatattggtagaagggtgctgaggacggagctgccaggcaaaagagcgagaggaagaccaaagaaaaggtggatggatgttgtgagggaagacaagaggacagtgggtgcgagagaggaagatgcacaataggcttagatggaaaatggcaaaagatgacacgctgtggcgaccccaaacgggacaagctgaaacgAAAAGAACAAGAATTTCAGACCACGCTCGTCTGTCGTTCTTCAGTCCGTTATGAGCGTCAAGGCTTCTGTTTTGTTGCAGAACTGTATCTGGAAGAGCTGAGCTACGACGTAGAAGTTTCACACACGGAGTGCCAGACTGACCCTCTCCTGGACAGACCCGCAACGCCGCTTTTCATACCTGCCAAATCTGGCAAAGACGTTGCGACACAAATAGAGGAGGGGGAGGTCGGTGCCTTtggattcaaaacatttttacttgtaGAGTGGAACATAGTGCACAGTGACTTTCTTTTGCAGTTGTTTGACTTTGACAGAGAGGTGCAACCCTTGCTGGAGGTCTTGGTGGGGAAGACCATTGAGCAGTCTCTGCTGGAggtgatggaggaggaggagctggcCCGTCTGCGAGCGCAGCAGAGGgccttccaggagcttcggaaCGCCGAACTGGCTGAGCTGCAGCGGCTCCAGGAGCGGGAGAGGCGGCGCGCGGAGGAAAAGGTACTCGGTTGACTTCCTGTTGGTTTCCCCGAGGAAAATTAGTTTGGCTCGGACAGATATGGTGCCTTCAAAAAAACTAGTGATTGTAAGTATCTATTTTTTTGGGTTGGCAAGCAgtccagggcgtaccccgccccAGGCGCAAAACCATCAGGGATTGGCTCCATCCAGCTAATTCGCAATGAGGACGAACACtgtcgaaaatggatggttggtcCAAATAAACCTTTCCCGTTTTCCAGGAGCGCCGGATTGCCCAGCAGAAAAAAGCGCTGAGGATGGAAAAAGAGACTGTGGAGAAGATTGCGGCGCTGGCCTACAGCCAGCAGTACCTGTCCGAGCTTGTGCCAACGGTCTTTAAGTCCCTCAGGGTCCACGGCTTCTTCTATGACCCCGTTGAGAAAGGTGCGAAACGCCGTCAATTATACGGTTGTACTTTAAGGAAGCTCGTCGAAGTGTCCTGCGCGCTTCTGATTTTCAGATATTGAGACAAACTTCTTTCCGTGGCTGATGGATGAGGTGAACAACAAATTAGAAAAGAGAAATGCAGCAAGGCAGATTTTAGACAGTAAGTATGAACGTGTCTCCAGAGCAACTTCTATTATTGAGATcttgctatttttaaaataataatactgctATTAAGCCTGCACGTGATTTACAGGAGTTGGTTGCTTCATATAATTTTAACTATAGGGAAGTAAGGGTAAATGTATTCGAAACATTTCAGCGACTACACTGCTCCCTAGtggatatatatgtatttttttttaaacttgaggGGATTTATCGAgcattttacagtgaagaaattcaACTCATGGTGTAATTCTTGCCTATTTCAGACCTCATCCATGATGTGGCCCAGCAAAAACTGCCACTCTATGCACAGTCGGAGGCACGGCCAGAGAAGTAGTGGCTTGTATCCTCGAAAACAACAGACTAATCACTTGTTCGTGGATTTCTTTTGTGTCACAGTTCCAAAGACTCTCTGTTAAAAGTACACCCTGATTCCTGATTTTCCTCATCACTGACCTCATGTTTGCGATTAGGAGCAGTGAACAGACATTTTGTCTCAGGCATGCATTGTTTGTTCAAATAGCCTCTTATCATTGCTGTTTCTTGCCTTTTACCAGAAACTCATggcacttgtaaaaaaaaaaatcatgcttgcACACACACTAAGTTATCTTGGTGCGCTCATTTCTGCAACAATTTTTACTCTCACttaaattcatttatttcaatagatTATTTTTTGGGTCATTCCGTAGATTTTCATGTTTACAGTCACACTTCCTGCTTTATCGAGTTACATTTAATGCTATTCTTGTAGTCTACCGAAAGCGGGGTACAATACTGATTTTCAAAACGTGAGAGACCCGCCAGGAGGGCAAATTTGGCATTTGGCAACACACGAATCACAATATCTCCGCCAAAAGCGTGAAGTCTCCTACTCAAAACCAGATGACTGTTGCAGTACCAAGGCCGACCTGTgtgaggcagcacggtgccaCAGGTCATCTAGATTGACCGATTAAACAAACAAGAAGCTtagtagtagaagaagaaatacAAGAAGCTAGGCTAACAGGTTCAGTGGGACATACTGTACGGACaagtacaaaaatgaaaagaatagcTTGTTGAGAATGAATTAAAAAGGTATCAAGGAATTAATATTCGAGTTTAGACTGAAAATGAAGTGTTTCTGATAGTTTTACCCAAGAGAATTCCTTGCTGATCCCAATGAAGTTTAAGAGTAAAATTTCACTTTGCTTGCAGTTTAACCTCCCCCCCCTAAATGATATACAAAGTGACAATGCattaaaattcaggttatgCATATTCTTATTGCTTCACGAACTGGCAAATAACTAATGTTTTTCCTTTCTGTCAAAACGTAGCACCAAGCGCCTATTATAGGAGTCTATTTTAATAACGTCATGGGATTGGTCAGATCACTTCGGTGGCCCCTCCCCGCTGTCACGTCACATACGCGTTGCGCATGACGCGCACCtgccaagataaaaaaaaaaaaaaaactttgaaaaatttATTGCTGTATTTTGTCACCATAGtgatagaagaagaagaagaagtgatacAACTACTTAAGTCGAATGACATTTTCATGATGATCCATTTATAGGAGAAATACTCTCATTAAGGTCGTGCGACCTACCTAGGACGGGACACCAATCCACGAAGCAGGCGCATGAAtcatacaaaatataaatatataaattgtaTAAATGTCCAGCACGTTCCATATATATCCTACAAGGGAACGAATCTGACTCGTTTGATACTGTAAGGCCAACAAATCGCTGGTATTGACGTCATACAGATAGGATGACGTAAGAAAGCCggcagtgcatttttttttaccaccgaGTATCGTTCGtaataatgaaacaaaaaataataacaataaaggaGACAAACAATAAGGCGTGTATGCCTTGACCATGCCCATTGGGTGAGGCTGCGAAGTACACTTTCAATAAAGATGTGAAATTAGGGTGATCACAAACTGCACAGCTTCCTCTTTACTTTGGTTTGAGtaccaaaacaaaatatttaaagacgGCTATGAAAATACCCAAAATGCGGAAAATCCGCAATTGTTTATttcatgtacagaaaaaaagcaagaatcttatttaaaaaataatcataacatACGTACATAATCATTAATCGTTGACAATTATCAGATGAAAGTGTGTAATTCTTTTCTTTTGAAAGACAATGTCGGTCGTTTCCTGCGCTTCGCCTTGTTGGCTGCTGCTAGCTTGTCATCGGTGGAACTCATTGACGGCCGATGATGGCGGTCACCTGCGGGAGTGGCGAATCCCTCCCGACGGCATAAAGTAACACCCAAGTCGCTCAAACTTGTTTCTCCTCTTGAACGACGGAGGAGCCGTGACTACACGAGGTCGGACCAATTTTCATATCTTTCTCGGCCAGAAGCCGGCAAAAAAAGACGCAAACATGCCTAAAGCGGTAAGTagttatcattttaaaaattataatcaCTTTTTGGGTGGTGATGATTGGATTAATTTTTCCACAATCcgctaaacattttttattaagcgcatatatacaataaaatacacaaaatactgtcgttttaaatatatatttaataaattTTCTCTAATAGAGAATATACACACCTGTGCAGCGAATGCGGCAGAtttaatttactgtaaatgttATATCGCCGTAATAAAGCTTTCAACTCATTGATGCTTTTATACACCGCTGAACtagattaaaattaaatattttatggcTTATGATGACACTACAGCTACCATAAAACGCCATATTGATATAAATCTtggttaaaaacacattttgaaatattttatatataaagtCAGCCTGTGTTTGAATGATGCCAATAGATTAGCGTATGGTTAATAACTTGAGAGGTCATTTTTCAAAGTATTAAATCATGACGTCAAAATAACCAGTTCATGGCTGGCCACTCAAAGCCATTGATGGGAGTGTCCCACTGGTCTTGAGACGGTTGTGATTCATCATTTTACAAAAAGTGGGAGATCCAAAGTAAAAATggagttacattaaaaaaaaaataaataaacaaatgaatgcatgatGGAATTCATGCAACACAGCGGTCTGTTCTTATGGGAATTTTAATAGGTTGGGTAGACAACCGCATTTTTTTGGCTTGCTTAAACGGTACCCggtgttttctttccttttcctttctttttcttttcttcgttTTATGCGTTTGTACCGTCGAGCGAGGCTGTTTTTTGGTGTGGATTCAGTGCTTACAAAGACGCGTGATGCTGGATTTCCAATGTAGAATTCCCCACCGTGCTCTCAGGGAAGGCCAAAGAACGATCACAAAGTTCTCCTGTGTTTTCTAACAGATCAGGTTTTGCTCCTGACTAGCTTGCCCCACCCTGGCCTACCGACTCTTACACTCAGTACAGTCAAACATCAGTTTGGAAACCTCTCGCTGGCATTTAGGAATggcgtctttttttattttactacaTGGAAAATGGGCTATAACGAATTTTTTCCCACTTGACAAAATCCATACATAAGAGCTACTTAGACATTTTGCTTACTTAATAGAGTACCGTGAAGcaaaattggatattttatatgaAGTCACCGGAATATTGCAGTCGAAAGTAGGTCACAAGAAGTGGCTGTGTGTTGTATGTGTCAATAGGTTGTGGTCATCGTCACTAAATAGtgggttgttgttttggttCGAATGGGCTCCAGGTTGTTTCGGTTGTCGCTGCGGAAGTGTCATCATGATCCTGATAATTTTTGGGATTGTATTGCATGATAACAAACCACCCGAGTGATGATGACGTTTGTGCAATTGTGTACTTTCTCATGAAAAATAGGTTGTCCGCAACGTTCCCCGTAATTTTGATGTTTCTGAGCTAATACGCTAaacccgtgagcgccccctttgaccactgtgagcaacatcggGCGTATGCACTCTGGTCAGATCGGTGTTACAtgcctcattcaaagattcagattacagcatttacattaccgTCAGAAAATTTGAAGAACAATTTGAAcaagtttttgcaaacttgcaatgaaaatgtcaacaaacaaacaaaaaaaaaatacattgctaaccaaaccaagccaactgtGAACTGTAAATCTGAAACGTCGCCTCCAACttcgtttcatttatttatttttaacccacaatgacatccccgtctgtttttaaaactaaattattaattaaataaattaataataaattaaaactgaattattgcttgcataATATCTTTAGTAaagcatgttgaaagctgaatgatgctaccaaacagttttgaggttaaTGTTATAATGtctgctatttttaaaaatacggaattagctttttgtggacTATATTTTCTGCGtttttcatcctcgatcaggctgcaccatggtggaattttaacattagacaccgtctcatcctgtactttctactttggcatCAGACCATAcctttttttactaaaaaaagagaaaacgtcatccactttttcttcattattattattattattattgttattattattattattattattactattattgttcACATATTCCGACactcattaaagcaacagcatttctttctttttttttttttttttttttacttttgcctttATTATCTAGtgtaaatataagcagcatgtttaactcgtctttgctctggGTTGCACAGTCcgtgtttctaactaaagcaccggtggtgggcggtgtttgtaattatgagtgtacccctttaagagtggggaGGTGGGTGGTGTCAGGTGAACAAGGAAGTGgagtgtgtggcatggtgtggccgaAGTCAGGCTGTTTGTTCACTGCGCCGGATcgtttttttgtgcactgcgtgtgctacaagtgcgcaattgcgcaggtgcccagtttagagggaacattggttggcGGGCTTGAAAGTTGACGCCCCGCTGGCTTCATTTGAAGTTGTTTTCTTCGCCGTTCTGAATGGCCCCAGTTTATGGTGACTGCCCGCTGGGCGACTTGCTCGGAGATCACATATCGCTCATTCTGCGGTTTCCAGCGTCTTGGCGGGCATACAGACACGGGTTCACGTGTTCCATCGGGCACCGTGGTTGTGTTTTTCTAGGTGCTCCCATCAGTAAACgctacaaatgcaaatacagcAGTTGGGGGAAAACGTCTATGCATGAGCTGTTTCTCTTTTCATTACATTACAGCACGCTTCTTTCTTGAGTTCGGGAGCAGTTTAGCTACTTTGATTCCTTGAGAGCGCAGCAACCGAGCGCAGCTCAAAGGATTCTTTGTCTCGTCGTTGAGTAGAGGCTGTATTTTCACTGTGACTCAAAACCGGGATATAAAGTTCTGCCGGAGTGAGTGTGTTCCAAGCCATATGTGCTTTGAGGGCTCCGTCACATTAGGCAAAAGTTTCCCATGCTACAATTCCACCCCCCCCTGTAATCATCCCTGGCAGCGTCCACACGATAAGCACTTTGGACTGCAGTCCTCAGGTTTGAAATGATGACGATGCGACGCTGTTATTGGATTTGGTCTCCTCGCGAGATGTAAACCAGTTAACAAGCGGGTCACGGCTTTGGCCTGGATGTTTTCATTGCCCCGCTTCCAATGGACTAGAGATGAAGGATGCTGCCAAAGGTTTTTGTTATCAGCGACCCTTTTGTATCCATTTCTATGAGCTTTAATAGGCTTGGTCAACAAGGTTTTCATCTTCTTTGTCTGATGGTCTCTCCATTAAAACCACTTTGATGTGGATTTGATTACATTTCCTTCTTTGACCCTGGATGAACAATTGATaacaacccatccatccattcattttccttggcgcgtatcctcacaagggtcgcggggagtgctggagcctatcgcagctgtcaacgggcaggaggcggagtacaccctgaactggttgccagccaatcacagggcacatagagacaaacacccacactcacaatctcacacctacgggaaatttagagtgcccaaataatgtgccccgagaaaacccacgcaggcacggggagaacttgcaaacttcacacagggaaggccgggATGGAatttgggtcctcagaactgtgaggccaacgctttccagctgatctaccgtgccgcccttaaTAACAACCATTTATAAATTTGTAATATTATGTTGACATCTGAGTTTAAGTCCTTATGTGACCAAGCTTGTAACTCAGTGTACTTGCATGTCAAATAAATTCTCCCATTTGAAATGGATTGAAACACCGTAAGCCGTTCCAGCCCCCAAAATAACAcgcttgtgtttttaatttcGGGAAATGGCGCTTTTTATGGTAATAAAACATCATGTTACATAATGAAAGAATGTAAATTATCATCATCAAGTAtcattactgtacatactgcTGTATAGTAATCCCTGATTCATTGCTGGGTTGACACTCCAGAACATCCCCGTAATAGTCGAAATCTGCAAATTAGCGATTTagtaatttttgtattttgtgtaaatattttaaaattttgtgtcAACTGTACTACCAACAATCAGCTGTGATATTAGAATTGACCACTTTGGGTCACCATCCACACCTTCTACACTATAGTAACCATGCACGTGAATGCGTGTGCCTTTAAAAGGCGGGCCTGGACTGTTGCGTGATGTGGTAGTGAGCAAATAAGGACATACAAATGTAATTTAGCGTTAGCATTTGTGTGCGCAGCGATGGCGTTTGttacaaaatctcacaatactgtGGTGAGAATAATCTgtgatataaatacagtaaCGTTGGATTGTGTGGCGCACTACTGTAATGGCATGTTGGGTGTGTTCCTTTAAGAGGTGTGACCCAGTGAATTCAGAGTAGGGTGTCAGTCTGCACAGTGCACAGTCgaccacgaaaaatcacgcgcgtaaaatttgttacgagtggaAATACGTGGACAATGGAacatgtcgcttattttgtgtagtcttgacattaatttacgtgtttatttcatcaacgttggtaacaaaacaagcctgctcctaaacaatcagtattcacctggaaacaggaaatggaagttAACTGTGCTGAGCATGTTCAGAAGTGATGCCAAACGCGcgtgttccgagctgcttcatgtactacgagcgcatttacgtcggaagccatcaacataatgagctatgtcaaaggaaattcagttataccaggggtgctcaatgcgtcggtcgcgaggcagttttggttgatcgtgtgacggtgtgcccccccccccccccaaaaaaaaaaaagccaatacgtcgagcgcacacACAtgaaggcgcgttctagcaagccgacCTATTTAAGGCAGTACAGTCGCGGCGATggggctgcttgaaaagtaaatcttgggggaaaaaagtctgggcacccctgagttacattgaaaacatttctgggatataacacaggtaatgtttcagtatctaactgtCATAAGTAtgaaattgtgatttactttgacttgatcgaTGTTCTAACGTCaaactagtctgtccatatatccaAATGCGAAAGGTCATTTTCCCCTGTGGTACGCGTGATCTtgaggttgaaaactttttcccctctacatgctttaggaagatatagatcatctaccgctagctttcatcaattgtttgacaatagataccgccgtaaattacatgagattttaaaaatacatcatgatgaaatagtgatttgattatatgaatatttcgttttgaaattgaatgtctgttgacctctttaaaaatgtctctctcagtcagtgcagtgtcaataaattatgattgtggtattaggtaacaactacatactcggtataacaactcagtaagttattttaagatctTTAGATTCCTTCCtgaatcacacctgcaactttatatctgcgggcatgactggtggaccacacctgtaacattatatctgcgggcatgactgaccacacccgtacatatTTCTGGGGTCTACGTTGTGACCTTAGAGTCATTCCTTGCCAGTGCTCTAATTTTTTATTGTATGTTGTCATTGTTGCACATTCCAAATTTGCCCGCAGCAGTTTCATCTAGTAAATCAGTAGCAGTGAGTTTAGTTTTATTACTGTGTAAATACCAAACCTCactacacacacatttacacattacTGTAAAATTCTGCCTTATCTCTGAGGCAAACTCAATGTTCAAAATTTTTCTtgtgtgccccccacccctaGGTCAACATTAACGTCAATGCCTTGGACTCGGAGTTGGAGTTCGCTGTCTTGCCAAGCGCTTACGGCAAAGTCGTGTTTGACCAGGTACGCCGCACACCATCTCTGCTTCGACGTGTTAAATGCGTTGCTCGTGGGACAAAATCCTTCCAAATTCCTGTGAGAAAACTCTACTTGCACACGTAATGCAGCGTTTAGGAAGTTGAACACTGTTGGAGTATCCATTTGGACTCATTTATCAGCAACTGGCGCCGTTATCATTATCATATCTCATTTTGGGTGGTGGCATTCTTCCCCGAAAGTACGACTGACTCCGCTGAATTCAAGGAGGAAGCAAGAAGGAAAAGATTTTCTTTGGTTAAATGGAAAAGTGGGATATTTATAAACAATTGCTAGCATAGAGCATATGAATTCTCTTCCAATTTGTCCAAATTTGTATGAatttccatccagccagccattttcttagctgctgatCCTCAGCAGGGTTGCGGTGTCAGAATTGgcacattttccaaatgttgtCCTGGATATTAACACATAACATAAAATTGCCTTTCCCCaatcagcttttttttaaaaatcatccatccatgtcctttggtgcttatcctcacttgggttgcggggagtgctgtcgcctatcccagctgtcaacgggcaggaggcggagtacaccctgaactggtcgccagccaaacgcagggcacatagagacaaaaagtcacactcacaatcacacctaggggcaatttagaatgtccaattaatgttgcatttttttttgggatgtgggcggaaactggagtgcccggaggaaacccacgcaagcacgggaaggacatgcaaaccccacacaggcgggggctggatttgaaccccggtcctcagaactgtgatgcaaatgcttttccagctgcaccaccgtgccgccttttctAAAATCAATATACCGGTTATTTCATCATATTAACTTATACAGAACCCTACTGGCCCCtactgtgacccccccccccccctcgcccccagTATCCGGAATAATCTTTGTCACAGTTGTAACGAGTCAGCGTTCAGTGATTTTTCATCACATTTGACAGCTGTGGAAATCTTTTGGCTTTTAATTTCCCTCAAATCAAATCTCGCTTTTTGTTTTACGTACAACCGATTTGCGGAGGAACCGTCCCGGCGGCGGTCTGTCAAGATTTCAATGTCAAAGTTTGATTCGCGCAAACCCAAGCGATGAACCCGTTTTGGTGCCGTGTGACAGCATCGGGGGAAGAAAGGCATTGTCTTCGCCGCTTCCTGTTAAACTCGTTTTCCGCTCGCTAGTGTCGCCAATTTCTGTGTATGTTGTGGTTCCATGTCAGGGGACCAAGCCTTCATCCCAGCTTTGTTGAGAACATGCCGAgcaaatgaaattaaatcaaatcaCTGAAGTATCGCAAGACCCAAGCAAGCTacagttcattttaaaaaatcttcaaTATTATACAAATATTGTTCGGTAACTCTGGTACTGTTTGCATACATTTTTGGAAGAGTTGCGACGCAATAGCAGTGACAGCGG
This genomic window from Syngnathoides biaculeatus isolate LvHL_M chromosome 23, ASM1980259v1, whole genome shotgun sequence contains:
- the rsph3 gene encoding radial spoke head protein 3 homolog yields the protein MSFISHSQKDTIGTYTFSSRPRPVENRSKYRQQASEKTDKAHSTYGNIMYDRRVIRGNTYAQRFLSTMVQEDLAEIQRQQEMRRRVVTRKKTKDPLRASTPEAVQGRKHNLVQTELYLEELSYDVEVSHTECQTDPLLDRPATPLFIPAKSGKDVATQIEEGELFDFDREVQPLLEVLVGKTIEQSLLEVMEEEELARLRAQQRAFQELRNAELAELQRLQERERRRAEEKERRIAQQKKALRMEKETVEKIAALAYSQQYLSELVPTVFKSLRVHGFFYDPVEKDIETNFFPWLMDEVNNKLEKRNAARQILDNLIHDVAQQKLPLYAQSEARPEK